The genomic region CTGATCGCCGGTGGCGACTTCGAAGCGGCGGGCTCGGTCGACAACACGGCGGCTGCGACCGCTGCGTTCCGCTCGACCGGCAAGGCCGTCGGTCAGTGGTGGGAGCTGCGCGACATCGGCACGCTCTCGTACGCGGACCCGTGCGGCAACGTCGGAACCGCGAACCGCAACTGCAATATGTACGGGAACGTGTTCCGTGCGTTGAGCGGCGTTTACGCCACCAACACGATGGACCGCCTCAAGCTCCTCGTCTCGCCGACCATCAATCTGGTCTCGACGGGCGTGGGCGTCTACAACGGGCAGGGCATCGACACGGAAATCGCAGAAGCCGAAGGCGACATCGCGGTGTTCTACGACGTCTACACGAACCTGCTGCAGTTCGGCACCACCGGTAACGGTCTGCGCAATGGCTGGCAGTCGTACCCGGGCACGCAGGTCAACGGCATCAACAGCTGGGGCATCTACCAGAAGACGATCTCGTTCTCTGCGTATGACGGCTTCCTCGGTTGCTATGCGGGCGTCGAGTTCCCGGGCCTCATGCCGGCCGGCGCGTCTGCGTTCACCGACGCTCTGATTCTCACCACGAACGCGAGCGGCATTCCCGACTCGATTCGTGTGGGCATCGAGCAGCTGTCGATCTGCTTCCGTCGTCCTGCGACGACGCCGGCCACGTGCAACGCGGCGGGCCTGCCGGATCTGCAGGGCTTCTATGCCGACAACGTGTCGGTCGCTTTCATCGATGCGGCGGCGCCTCCTGGGCTGTCGAACAACGTTTGGGACGTCTGGCAGGATGCGTTCCCGACCAACTCGGCTCTGTCGGTTGGTACGGACGCGTTCCGTCGCGGTACGGCGCAGGTGCGCACGGGCTACAACAACGCCCAGGGCACCGGCGATCTGACCCGCAACAACATCCCGGGCGACTCGATGCTCGTGATCGTCAACGGCACGCCGGTTCGTGCGGACATCGTGTTCCGCATCAAGCCGGGCGCCGGTAACTACCAGACCATTGGCGATCCGACCAGCGGCATCCGCCGTTCACCTGCTGTCGCGACGACTGCGACCTCGGGCGACGGCAGCTTCTGGGGTTCGTACATGGCGGATCGTGGTGTGTTCGGCTCCGGCTACGTCGTCGGCGTCTCCACCGCGGTTCCGAGCCCGATGGTCGACCGGTTCGCCGGCGGCGGTCTGGACTGGAATCCGAACCAGTGGCTGAGCGCGCGTATCGACAGCACCGAGCGCAACCTGTTCGCGTGCGAAGGCTCGGCCGGTAACATCGAACGCCTGAACATCGGTCAGTTCAGCTCGCTCTATCACGAAGCCGACATCACCGGCGTTGGTGCACCGCGTCGGTCGCTTGGCATCGTGAAGAACCGCTGCGTCCTGATCGACACCTCGAACGGTTCCGCACAGGACCAGACCAACATCGACTGCGGCTCCGGCACCACGCCGGCGCATCCGTCGGGTCGGACCTGGGCCCAGATGTGGACCGCTTCGAACGGATTCGCCTACAACAACGTGGCGAATCTGCCGGGTGGCTACGTCGACAATTCGTGCCCGACCGGTGCGTGTGCCAACGGCACCACGGCCGAGTACACGAAGGTCATTCCTGACGACCAGCTCACCCCGGGTGCGCACGTGGAGTGGTTCTTCCGCCGCGCGTTCGAGGGCAACTTCACTGATTCCGAAATCATGCCGGACACCACGCTCATCTTCCCGAACGTCGGCAGCAGCGGCGGTATCTTCGACGGTGATCGCTGGTACTCGATGAACGTTCTTCCGGACGAGTGGAAGAACCCGGCGTTCAACGACTTCGGTCTCGTGAGCGTCTCCTCTGCGTGCATGCTGTTCGTCGATCAGGGCGATCGCCGTGGCGATCACCTGCTGTTCGACAACATGGCGCAGGTCATCGGTCTCACCAAGACGAACAAGTTCGGTGCCGGAACCGGCTACTTCATCGGTTCCACTGCGGACTTCCCGGCCGATCTCGCGGAGCTCGCGACGGTGGGTGGCACGCAGGTCTCGGCTCATCTGGGTCAGGAAGGCTCGCTGTACGACGTGTTCAACGTTCGTGCTGGCGAGTCGAACGTCCCGGCCGGCCGTCTCGGCAGCCGTGACGCCTCCGCGTGCATCGGTCTGGCGACGGGCAAGTGCTCGACCGCTGGTCCGACCAAGACGTGGCTGCGTTCGCTGTATCAGCACCTGTTCGTTTCGGCGGCGGACCTCAAGAATCAGGTGTGGGGACCGCTTCCGGATCAGACCGACGGCGACTATCCGATGTTCGCCGACTTCGTCAATAACCCGGTCGGAACGCCGGCTCCTCGCACGTTCATCATCACCGGTCTCGATATCGTCGCTGGAAACTCGGACGTCTCTACGGGCGATCCGTCGTTCTTCCCGACGTACTTCGATGCCGGCTTCGTGAACGACAGCTACCGTGATTTCGCGGCGAGCAGCGATGACACGCCGGACCTCATCCCGCAGGCGCCGATCGGCACCTCGGGCACGATCTACGGCGTGTTCAGCTCCTGCTTCACGCTCAATGACGTGCTCAGCCGTCTGGCGACCCTGACGGGTTCGTCCGTTGCAGCGTTCTACGAAGACACGAATCCTGCAGACGCGGTGACCTACCCGGCGGGTGTGTACGCGCCGGAGAACATCGCGGGCAACCGCTTCGCTCGTACGCTCGTGCTCGGCTTCACGCACGGCGCGTTCGGCGGACTCGGAAGCCGCTACACCCTGACGCGCGGTGGCTACCACGAGTTCTGGCTCGGCGCACTGACCGGCATGGCCGGCACGGTGTGCGGTCAGACCCTCGCGGCACCGGTCGGAGTGGGTGATGGCGGTGGCTCGGGTCGGGCGTTCGTGAACTTCCTGAACCTGCGTTCGCCGAACCCTCTCAAGAGCGGCACGGCCGTGATTGAGTTCGGTCTGGCGAAGACGGAAAAGGTCCAGGTCAACGTGTACGACGTGACGGGTCGTCTGGTGAAGACCCTCGCGGACCGTGAGTTCAAGTCTGGAGAAGCACACCGCCTGACCTGGAACGGCTCGGATGAATCGGGTCGCTCCGTGGCGCGTGGTGTCTACTTCTACCAGCTGCGCTCGCCGTCGTTCACGAGCCAGAAGAAGCTGACGGTTCTGCGCGACTAATCGCAGATCCGAACGCGGCAGTACGCGGAGGGCGGGGAGCAATCCCCGCCCTCCGTTTTTTGTGGGAAGTCGGCGTGCATCGCCGCGGTTCGACCTGCTAATCTCGTCGCCGGTTTGCTCAACCCTTGGTCCCCCCGCAGCCCCGGAGAACGTTCGAATGCCCGAGATCACGGCAGCGGCCAGGATTCGACCGCTCGACGAGCTCGATCTGGATGCGATCGTTCGGATCGACGAGAAGATCGGCGGCATCTACAGGCCCGACTTCTGGGAGCAACGGGTGGTCTACTACCTGCGCCGCGACCCGGATGCTTCGCGCGTGGCTGAAGTCGGCGGGCACGTGGTGGGTTTCATGCTCGGCGAGCTGCGCGCCGGCGAGTTCGGGCTCGAGGAGCCCGGTGGCTGGATCGAGCGTTTCGGGATCGATCCTGCGCATCGCGGGCAGGATCTCGGACGTCGCATGTTCGATGCGATGGTCGGGCACTTTCGCGCTCAGGGCGCGAAGTCGGTCCGCACCCTGGTGGATGGCCGCGACGCGTCGGTCGCGGGATTCTTGAAGGCGATCGGGTTCGCGCCTTCCCCGCTGCAGGCGCTGGAGATCCGGCTCTAAGCCGGGGCTGGAGACGCGATGAAGGTCGAGAACATCACGCTCGAGAAGAAGTACCACCATGCCGTCGAGCACTGGCGTCGTCACAATTTCAAGGACTACGACACGCTGCTCGAGAACTGGCAGAAGTACTTCCCCACCGACGAAGAGTTCTGCCTGTGCGCCAAGCTCGAGCTCGACACGCCCGACGTCGTCGAGGTCGGCGACTTCAGAGGTGAGAAGAAGCGCGTGAAGCCCGACGAACTCACCGAGGAACAGGCGCGTCACCTGCTCGCCATCATCAAGGCGCAAGCCTCGACCGAATTCGGCTCCATCCAGCAGCATGCCGGCACGCTCGAACGCGCGATGGACGATCAGGATCGCTACTGGGTGCTGCGCGTGATGGCGGAAGAACTGCGCCACGGTTACCAGATGCTGCATCTGCTCCTGTCCGAGGACTGGACCCACGTCTCCGGTGGCGTCACCGGAGAGCAGATGGTCGAAGAGATCCTGTCGATGCAGACCGGCAACCATGTGCTCGACGCGTTCAATCTCGACTACGACTCGTTCATCGACAACATCACGTTCGCGGCGCTGATCGACCGCGTCGGCAAGTATCAGCTCACCATGCAGAAGGTGTGCGCTTATAAGCCGATGGCCGACAGCATGCCGCCGATGCTGCGCGAAGAGGCGTTCCACCTCGCGGCCGGCGTGGTGCCGCTGCGGCGCTGGGCGCAGCGCGCGGCGCAGGGCGATCCGTTGATCTCGATGCGCTCGATTCAGCACTCGATCAACAAGTGGTTTCCGCGCGGACTCGAGATGTTCGGCGACGAACGTGGCGGCGATACCAACGTGAAGTTCGGCTTCAAGGACCTGAAGAATCGCGAGGCGCAGGATCGCTACATCGAGGAAGTGCGCCGCATGGTCCACGACATCAACACGCGCTTCGTGCGCGCCCGGTTCCCGGACGACACGCCCGACCGGGTGGAGGGCGCGATCTCCGAATTGCTGCGCGACCGCGGCACCCATCGCGGGATCGCCTACGACGAGCTGCTGCGCATTCCGGATCGACGCTTCTACCGCCGCAAGGGTGAGTCCGCGTTCGAGATGGTCGGCGTCGACGGCGAGATCTTCACAGACGCCGAGGACTACCTTCGCTACCTGGCGAAGCAACTCAACGAGGGCTACCTCGCGAGTCGCGACCTGCAGAACTACGCGAATGCGCTGCGCCGCGTGGTGAGCGGCGAGCTGACGCCGATGGATGCGATCAAGGCGATGCCGAAGCTCAAGCGCGTCGGCGGCTCATGCCCGTGTTCGAAGGGCGTGCGATGGGTGATGGACGACTCGGCCCCGGATCGAGCGGTCTCGAGCACCGGCGCCTGACGAAGCGTCACGGGGCGCGACGGACCGCGCTCGCACGCCGACCGACAGGCCGCGGCGACGCCCCACTGCACCAGCCCCTGGGCGAAGCATGCGAGCAATGAAGCCGCGAGCGCCTGGAGGACGAAGGGGTCCCACGACTTCATGCGCCCTTCCGTGACGCGGGCCTGCGCGTGCGCGACCGCGTGCACGACCAGCGAGGACAACGATCCGCCGAACACCCGCTCGACCACGCCGCGAAGCACCCGCGTGCGGACTTCGCGTTCGGCGATCAGCGCCCAGTACACGTGAGCTTTCTCGCGCTCGCCGCGACCGACCAGCCGCTTGTCCTTCATGGTTTGAAGTAGCTTGAGAGCCGTCGTGTAACCGGTCGGTCGGAGCCGGCTCAGCTCCTGCCGAACTTCTCGAACCGTGGCCCGATCGATCCTCCACAGCACCTGAAGAATTTCCATCTCGGCGACGGTCGGGTGGTCGAGAACGCGTGGCGGCATCGAATGCTCCTTTCGGACGAGCGACGTACGCGTCAATTCGTAGGTCGAGTGGACACAGGCGAAAAGCCCCGGCCCGGCCGCACTACAAATCCCGGCGGCAGCACAGTAGTGTGCGGGCCGTGATGCCGTCGTGCGTTCGAATGCACCGCTTCCAGGAGCCTTGATGTCGAGTCGCGTTCCCCACACCGCCTACTTCTGCATGGAGTACGGACTTCACGAGTCGTTTCCGATCTATTCGGGCGGGCTCGGCGTGCTGGCCGGAGACTTCATCAAGTCGGCGCGCGACCTGGGCCGCCCGCTGGTCGCCGTCGGCCTGCTGTGGGAACGCGGCTATACGGTGCAGCGCATCGGCCCCGACGGGCTGCCGTTCGACGCGTATCCCGAGTACGACCACTCGTTCCTTCGCGACACCGGAGTGCGCATCCGCGTGCGGGTGCTCGGAAACGAAGTGCCGTGCGCGGTGAAGGTCACGGACCGCTACGGCCACGTGCCGCTCTATCTGATCGAGCCGCTGCGCACCGAGGATCGCTGGATCACGCACCGGCTCTACGAGGCCGGCGCCGACGTGCGGGTCGCTCAGGAGATCCTGCTCGGGATCGGCGGCGTGCGCGCGCTCAACTGGCTCGGCATTCCGGTCTCGACCTACCACTTCAACGAAGGCCACGCCGTGTTCGCGGGCATCGAGATGATCGCGGAGCGCATGGAGGCGGGCCTGG from Candidatus Eisenbacteria bacterium harbors:
- a CDS encoding T9SS type A sorting domain-containing protein — translated: MQFRRNMKSSVLLLLVVGVAASTFGTASAEVIKVNPMAVQEALKAKARNSARRHGNTVLAPSDPDTVWIGHVTGATGLPGTATGDGPFHVGRGGNLETAPTAQAGAGNNGYWGWDDLNAGEADAHQGWNIVAMPHQSVSTAVRNDWWRCFAGLDFGNGGNTAGNGTKPTYGVTGYWHRDDLGAPSSLVAGAAADADRDPIGAPIGGSFSAWCGLRSSGDLSFQDPITKGYYNSDIVSYYGDNHALQTTSTAAGFTDMNFPGYGDQWDQLMYRDVVYAADGGTLQLSFDFRHNLLAGKLTDPLTRIGWYMMDPLLDVAGSGPASGHVPDGNFISSSAFNGQPANLDFSPEDSFMVYVGVPVNDAAVTYTDGSVNAVGDPLRRWFSEVIRVDGWVPGTNVWPATLIQLKSSSGVGSGNFNVTLNNAALQPLLNATAGVGGTVRIVWRVKTNRASSDEDFGNTGNGSGGGAAVIDNVNVNGSLIAGGDFEAAGSVDNTAAATAAFRSTGKAVGQWWELRDIGTLSYADPCGNVGTANRNCNMYGNVFRALSGVYATNTMDRLKLLVSPTINLVSTGVGVYNGQGIDTEIAEAEGDIAVFYDVYTNLLQFGTTGNGLRNGWQSYPGTQVNGINSWGIYQKTISFSAYDGFLGCYAGVEFPGLMPAGASAFTDALILTTNASGIPDSIRVGIEQLSICFRRPATTPATCNAAGLPDLQGFYADNVSVAFIDAAAPPGLSNNVWDVWQDAFPTNSALSVGTDAFRRGTAQVRTGYNNAQGTGDLTRNNIPGDSMLVIVNGTPVRADIVFRIKPGAGNYQTIGDPTSGIRRSPAVATTATSGDGSFWGSYMADRGVFGSGYVVGVSTAVPSPMVDRFAGGGLDWNPNQWLSARIDSTERNLFACEGSAGNIERLNIGQFSSLYHEADITGVGAPRRSLGIVKNRCVLIDTSNGSAQDQTNIDCGSGTTPAHPSGRTWAQMWTASNGFAYNNVANLPGGYVDNSCPTGACANGTTAEYTKVIPDDQLTPGAHVEWFFRRAFEGNFTDSEIMPDTTLIFPNVGSSGGIFDGDRWYSMNVLPDEWKNPAFNDFGLVSVSSACMLFVDQGDRRGDHLLFDNMAQVIGLTKTNKFGAGTGYFIGSTADFPADLAELATVGGTQVSAHLGQEGSLYDVFNVRAGESNVPAGRLGSRDASACIGLATGKCSTAGPTKTWLRSLYQHLFVSAADLKNQVWGPLPDQTDGDYPMFADFVNNPVGTPAPRTFIITGLDIVAGNSDVSTGDPSFFPTYFDAGFVNDSYRDFAASSDDTPDLIPQAPIGTSGTIYGVFSSCFTLNDVLSRLATLTGSSVAAFYEDTNPADAVTYPAGVYAPENIAGNRFARTLVLGFTHGAFGGLGSRYTLTRGGYHEFWLGALTGMAGTVCGQTLAAPVGVGDGGGSGRAFVNFLNLRSPNPLKSGTAVIEFGLAKTEKVQVNVYDVTGRLVKTLADREFKSGEAHRLTWNGSDESGRSVARGVYFYQLRSPSFTSQKKLTVLRD
- a CDS encoding GNAT family N-acetyltransferase, whose amino-acid sequence is MPEITAAARIRPLDELDLDAIVRIDEKIGGIYRPDFWEQRVVYYLRRDPDASRVAEVGGHVVGFMLGELRAGEFGLEEPGGWIERFGIDPAHRGQDLGRRMFDAMVGHFRAQGAKSVRTLVDGRDASVAGFLKAIGFAPSPLQALEIRL